One Nitrosopumilus piranensis genomic region harbors:
- a CDS encoding CFI-box-CTERM domain-containing protein has protein sequence MKMRLASILAFALLSISILSYSISGSAFAANSFIEASTDLEIIGNGGTVKLSGTIADYDATAGHGLTFVITSPDNNIVGIGQISVNSDGSFEKSIVAGGPLWKLAGEYTVDFNFGPTKGDVTINYVGGEQVISAPEPEPTPQPEPEPEPEPEPEPEPEPEPEPEPEPEPEPEPEINCGEGTELVNGICQVIKTPEPEDEGGSCLIATAAYGTELAPQIQLLREVRDNTVLSTTSGAAFMTGFNTLYYSFAPTVADWERENPMFQEAVRAFITPMISTLSIMTLAEDGSEVEVLGLGISVIALNLAMYIAAPALIGFKVHKSLKSRK, from the coding sequence ATGAAAATGAGACTAGCAAGTATCCTAGCGTTTGCATTATTGTCAATTTCAATTCTATCTTATAGTATAAGTGGTTCTGCCTTTGCAGCAAATTCATTCATTGAGGCCTCTACAGACCTAGAAATTATTGGAAATGGTGGCACAGTCAAACTATCTGGAACTATTGCAGATTATGATGCTACAGCAGGACATGGACTCACATTTGTGATTACATCTCCCGATAACAATATTGTGGGCATAGGTCAAATTTCTGTAAATTCTGATGGTTCATTTGAAAAAAGTATAGTTGCTGGTGGTCCTCTATGGAAACTAGCTGGAGAATATACTGTTGATTTTAATTTTGGCCCAACTAAGGGTGATGTGACGATAAATTATGTTGGTGGAGAGCAAGTAATTAGTGCACCAGAACCCGAACCAACACCTCAGCCTGAACCCGAACCTGAACCTGAACCTGAACCCGAACCAGAGCCAGAACCTGAACCCGAACCAGAGCCAGAACCTGAACCCGAACCAGAACCTGAGATAAATTGTGGAGAAGGAACTGAATTAGTAAATGGAATATGTCAAGTAATCAAAACTCCTGAACCTGAAGATGAAGGTGGTAGTTGCCTAATTGCAACTGCAGCATATGGTACAGAACTAGCACCACAAATTCAATTACTTAGAGAAGTTAGGGATAATACAGTATTGTCCACTACTTCAGGTGCTGCATTTATGACTGGATTTAATACTTTATACTATTCCTTTGCACCAACTGTTGCAGATTGGGAAAGAGAAAACCCAATGTTCCAAGAAGCAGTTAGGGCATTCATCACACCAATGATTTCAACATTGTCAATTATGACTTTAGCTGAAGATGGTTCAGAAGTTGAGGTCTTGGGATTGGGAATTTCTGTAATTGCACTAAACTTGGCAATGTACATTGCAGCACCGGCATTGATCGGATTCAAAGTTCACAAATCTCTCAAATCAAGAAAATAA